One Tachysurus vachellii isolate PV-2020 chromosome 8, HZAU_Pvac_v1, whole genome shotgun sequence genomic window carries:
- the fhip1b gene encoding FHF complex subunit HOOK-interacting protein 1B isoform X2, which yields MSWLSRITPRGPDGRNSRNVAPPSPCTADPETCLMVFENHWRQVSWVLEQRDSTAGGADDLTAVRNHTDQMLCLLAEERPAGGDGDPQAFGPILELVMSENILERLVQWHVRRGLDPDSQTALLKLFEMLISQSHQPLLQNSAVLQPLLILLGACVDPHLGCPPNLEASLVMLLNQVCVSMARQPAVLELLFKCGKIQQGPTNLLIFSLLVPFIHRDGTLGQQARDALLLVMATSASNHAVACYITENSYFCPVLATGLSALYSSLPRKIEVRGDDWHALRREDWMGVSSLVLFMNSLEFCNAVVQVAHPLVRCQLIDYIHNGFLVPVMGPALHKSSVDEMIASTAYLDLFLRSITEKSLLKTFLCFILLHRHDNDTILDTLLTRISSNSRLCMVSLSLFKTLLSLNCEDLMLQLVLRYLLPCTHVMLSQRRAIRETDLYGKSADRFLSLIPECCRITTAACNEKEEEPAFWGKVLGSPTSESPIHAKPSTPSRLAIFIRQQNTGNQSSTAATDNTPSSPRGSISTPSPNSPMHQPPEASETESGYLEYLRDARQGIELCSWACRDWSAPYDGENPSPNSAPPPPQPPTSNPSLNMVPEHFSIQQDGLKDMQQRAAIVAAARAEWSSSDRNSGEWDVTISKNCISLTPRSKKRSLLPNSVSLQPSSSMSSSAVPPLGAGEPAGRQPHTLPHRALYNGTGKADECVDMSDGGMEVKKVKRDADASGGVEESGVNGRVSIVSAESSLPLKGEYSSVTKPSQVQTTVLPQPQTSPTDLQFSSQECKSSERPRATSALSSAEALITTSCRSPGLESVESLIDELLEQAPSEPLSEESNGQGISIEAFHQELRELEERVKGRRVHRRSTDDFIQDPLSNPPDPNRTDEECPLLETVQGAEESKPESSTPSMFSPARPIGQPQAQPYIGPFLTVLFSKLENMMQNSLYVNILLTGIVFQLACYPQPLLRSFLLNTNMVFQPSVKSLIQVLGSVKNRIEAFAAVHEEFPAMLRKARRFLVTRGKIDWTDSPMGVPPLRRSDSMVKSRKPSLGELILRHTNSPTRARHAAQAALAHVRDGGHSLHSALFRGVVTGTGASSLEKQAEALRVKNTVYCAVIFSEFLKELAALAQEHAVAMPFPPSQDTEE from the exons ATGAGCTGGCTGAGTCGTATAACTCCCAGGGGTCCAGATGGGCGGAATAGTCGCAATGTTGCCCCACCTAGCCCATGCACTGCCGACCCCGAGACATGCTTGATGgtgtttgagaaccactggagACAG GTGTCATGGGTACTAGAGCAGAGGGACTCTACGGCTGGGGGAGCAGATGATTTGACAGCAGTCAGGAATCACACTGATCAAATGCTGTGTCTACTTGCAGAGGAAAGACCAGCAGGGGGCGACGGTGATCCACAAG CTTTTGGTCCTATTCTGGAGCTGGTGATGTCTGAGAACATCTTGGAGCGACTGGTACAGTGGCATGTGCGTCGTGGTCTGGACCCTGACAGTCAAACAGCTCTACTGAAGCTGTTTGAAATGCTAATTAGCCAATCTCATCAGCCCTTGCTCCAGAACAGTGCTGTACTGCAGCCATTACTCATCCTGCTGGGAGCATGTGTAGACCCTCACCTCGGTTGTCCCCCTAACCTGGAGGCCAGCCTTGTTATGCTGCtcaatcag gtttgtgtgtccatggcaaggCAGCCTGCTGTGTTGGAGCTGTTGTTCAAGTGTGGGAAAATACAGCAGGGTCCCACAAACCTGTTGATCTTCTCTCTCCTGGTACCGTTTATCCATCGAGATGGAACTTTGGGACAGCAAGCTCGTGATGCCTTGCTTTTGGTCATGGCTACCTCAGCCAGCAACCACGCTGTGGCCTGCTACATCACAGAGAACTCCTACTTCTGtcct GTTCTAGCAACAGGCCTGAGTGCACTCTATTCATCTCTGCCACGGAAGATTGAGGTGCGTGGTGATGACTGGCATGCTCTCCGTAGGGAGGACTGGATGGGCGTTTCCTCTCTGGTCCTGTTCATGAACAGTCTAGAGTTCTGTAACGCCGTGGTACAGGTGGCACACCCGCTCGTCCGCTGCCAACTAATTGACTACATCCACAATGGCTTCCTGGTACCAGTCATGGGTCCTGCCTTGCACAAG TCATCTGTGGATGAAATGATAGCAAGTACGGCATATCTGGACCTTTTTCTACGCAGTATCACAGAAAAGTCCCTCCTCAAGACATTTCTTTGCTTCATACTGCTGCATCGCCATGACAACGACACAATCCTCGATACACTGCTCACACGCATCAGCAGCAACTCGCGG CTGTGCATggtctctctcagtctttttAAGACTTTGCTCTCCCTCAACTGTGAAGACCTCATGCTCCAGCTCgtactcag GTATTTGCTCCCTTGCACACATGTGATGCTGAGTCAACGGCGTGCAATCAGAGAGACTGACCTCTACGGCAAATCAGCCGATAGATTCCTGTCCCTCATCCCAGAATGCTGCCGAATCACCACAGCAGCCTGTAATGAAAAGGAGGAGGAACCTGCGTTCTGGGGAAAGG TGTTGGGTAGCCCCACTTCAGAGTCTCCCATTCATGCCAAGCCTAGCACTCCATCCCGCTTGGCTATTTTCATTCGCCAGCAAAACACAGGCAACCAGTCCTCCACTGCTGCCACTGACAACACTCCTTCCTCTCCTCGGGGCAGCATTTCCACACCATCTCCCAACAGCCCCATGCATCAACCTCCAGAGGCTTCAGAAACTGAGTCTGGGTACCTGGAGTACCTCAGAGATGCACGACAGGGGATTGAGCTCTGTTCGTGGGCCTGTCGGGACTGGTCAGCTCCTTATGATGGAGAAAATCCTTCCCCCAACTCGGCGCCACCTCCTCCACAGCCTCCCACATCCAACCCATCTCTCAATATGGTGCCTGAACACTTTTCCATTCAGCAAGATGGGCTTAAAGACATGCAGCAAAGGGCAGCGATAGTGGCAGCAGCACGTGCAGAATGGAGCAGCTCAGATCGAAACAGTGGAGAGTGGGATGTAACAATTAGTAAGAACTGCATCAGTCTCACACCTCGCAGCAAGAAACGCAGTCTGTTGCCCAATTCTGTCTCTTTGCAGCCATCGTCATCAATGTCCTCATCAGCAGTTCCCCCATTAGGGGCAGGAGAGCCTGCAGGTCGGCAACCCCACACACTTCCACATCGAGCACTCTATAATGGCACTGGAAAGGCAGATGAGTGTGTGGATATGTctgatggagggatggaggtgAAGAAGGTAAAGAGAGATGCAGATGCTagtggaggagtggaagaaTCAGGTGTGAATGGAAGGGTGAGTATTGTATCTGCAGAATCCAGTCTTCCTTTGAAGGGAGAATATAGTTCGGTGACAAAACCATCCCAGGTGCAAACTACTGTGCTTCCACAACCACAGACAAGCCCAACAGACTTGCAGTTCTCATCTCAGGAATGTAAGTCCAGTGAACGTCCGAGAGCTACTTCAGCCCTGAGCTCAGCTGAAGCTTTAATCACCACAAGTTGCAGAAGCCCAGGGCTGGAATCGGTTGAGAGCCTGATCGATGAACTGCTAGAGCAGGCACCATCTGAGCCACTGTCTGAAGAATCCAATGGCCAGGGCATCAGCATTGAAGCATTCCACCAAGAGCTAAGAGAGCTAGAAGAGCGAGTAAAGGGCAGGAGAGTTCACAGACGAAGCACTGATGACTTCATCCAAGATCCTTTATCTAATCCCCCTGATCCAAATCGGACAGACGAGGAGTGCCCTTTATTAGAAACCGTGCAGGGAGCTGAAGAATCAAAGCCTGAATCCTCCACTCCATCAATGTTTAGCCCAGCACGACCCATTGGACAACCTCAAGCACAGCCATACATAG GTCCTTTTTTGACGGTGCTCTTTTCAAAGCTGGAGAATATGATGCAAAACTCCTTGTATGTAAACATTCTGCTGACGGGCATCGTGTTTCAGCTTGCTTGCTACCCTCAGCCTCTCCTCCGCTCCTTCCTTCTGAACACAAATATGGTGTTTCAGCCTAGTGTCAAGTCTCTAATACAG gtgctTGGATCTGTAAAGAATCGCATTGAAGCGTTTGCTGCAGTGCACGAGGAATTTCCAGCTATGCTGAGGAAGGCTCGGCGCTTCCTTGTCACACGAGGCAAAATAGACTGGACAGATTCGCCCATGGGAGTACCTCCTCTCCGCCGATCAGACTCAATGG TAAAGAGTCGTAAGCCATCACTGGGCGAGTTGATCCTGAGGCATACTAACAGTCCAACACGAGCACGCCATGCAGCTCAGGCAGCTCTGGCGCATGTGAGGGATGGTGGCCATTCTCTGCACAGCGCATTGTTCCGCGGCGTGGTGACTGGAACTGGAGCTTCTAGTCTGGAAAAACAAGCAGAGGCACTGCGGGTGAAAAACACTGTTTATTGTGCTGTCATTTTCTCTGAGTTTCTCAAGGAGCTGGCAGCTTTGGCACAGGAGCATGCAGTGGCCATGCCCTTTCCACCCAGCCAAGACACTGAGGAGTGA
- the fhip1b gene encoding FHF complex subunit HOOK-interacting protein 1B isoform X1, whose amino-acid sequence MSWLSRITPRGPDGRNSRNVAPPSPCTADPETCLMVFENHWRQVSWVLEQRDSTAGGADDLTAVRNHTDQMLCLLAEERPAGGDGDPQAFGPILELVMSENILERLVQWHVRRGLDPDSQTALLKLFEMLISQSHQPLLQNSAVLQPLLILLGACVDPHLGCPPNLEASLVMLLNQVCVSMARQPAVLELLFKCGKIQQGPTNLLIFSLLVPFIHRDGTLGQQARDALLLVMATSASNHAVACYITENSYFCPVLATGLSALYSSLPRKIEVRGDDWHALRREDWMGVSSLVLFMNSLEFCNAVVQVAHPLVRCQLIDYIHNGFLVPVMGPALHKSSVDEMIASTAYLDLFLRSITEKSLLKTFLCFILLHRHDNDTILDTLLTRISSNSRLCMVSLSLFKTLLSLNCEDLMLQLVLRYLLPCTHVMLSQRRAIRETDLYGKSADRFLSLIPECCRITTAACNEKEEEPAFWGKVLGSPTSESPIHAKPSTPSRLAIFIRQQNTGNQSSTAATDNTPSSPRGSISTPSPNSPMHQPPEASETESGYLEYLRDARQGIELCSWACRDWSAPYDGENPSPNSAPPPPQPPTSNPSLNMVPEHFSIQQDGLKDMQQRAAIVAAARAEWSSSDRNSGEWDVTISKNCISLTPRSKKRSLLPNSVSLQPSSSMSSSAVPPLGAGEPAGRQPHTLPHRALYNGTGKADECVDMSDGGMEVKKVKRDADASGGVEESGVNGRTSPTDLQFSSQECKSSERPRATSALSSAEALITTSCRSPGLESVESLIDELLEQAPSEPLSEESNGQGISIEAFHQELRELEERVKGRRVHRRSTDDFIQDPLSNPPDPNRTDEECPLLETVQGAEESKPESSTPSMFSPARPIGQPQAQPYIGPFLTVLFSKLENMMQNSLYVNILLTGIVFQLACYPQPLLRSFLLNTNMVFQPSVKSLIQVLGSVKNRIEAFAAVHEEFPAMLRKARRFLVTRGKIDWTDSPMGVPPLRRSDSMVKSRKPSLGELILRHTNSPTRARHAAQAALAHVRDGGHSLHSALFRGVVTGTGASSLEKQAEALRVKNTVYCAVIFSEFLKELAALAQEHAVAMPFPPSQDTEE is encoded by the exons ATGAGCTGGCTGAGTCGTATAACTCCCAGGGGTCCAGATGGGCGGAATAGTCGCAATGTTGCCCCACCTAGCCCATGCACTGCCGACCCCGAGACATGCTTGATGgtgtttgagaaccactggagACAG GTGTCATGGGTACTAGAGCAGAGGGACTCTACGGCTGGGGGAGCAGATGATTTGACAGCAGTCAGGAATCACACTGATCAAATGCTGTGTCTACTTGCAGAGGAAAGACCAGCAGGGGGCGACGGTGATCCACAAG CTTTTGGTCCTATTCTGGAGCTGGTGATGTCTGAGAACATCTTGGAGCGACTGGTACAGTGGCATGTGCGTCGTGGTCTGGACCCTGACAGTCAAACAGCTCTACTGAAGCTGTTTGAAATGCTAATTAGCCAATCTCATCAGCCCTTGCTCCAGAACAGTGCTGTACTGCAGCCATTACTCATCCTGCTGGGAGCATGTGTAGACCCTCACCTCGGTTGTCCCCCTAACCTGGAGGCCAGCCTTGTTATGCTGCtcaatcag gtttgtgtgtccatggcaaggCAGCCTGCTGTGTTGGAGCTGTTGTTCAAGTGTGGGAAAATACAGCAGGGTCCCACAAACCTGTTGATCTTCTCTCTCCTGGTACCGTTTATCCATCGAGATGGAACTTTGGGACAGCAAGCTCGTGATGCCTTGCTTTTGGTCATGGCTACCTCAGCCAGCAACCACGCTGTGGCCTGCTACATCACAGAGAACTCCTACTTCTGtcct GTTCTAGCAACAGGCCTGAGTGCACTCTATTCATCTCTGCCACGGAAGATTGAGGTGCGTGGTGATGACTGGCATGCTCTCCGTAGGGAGGACTGGATGGGCGTTTCCTCTCTGGTCCTGTTCATGAACAGTCTAGAGTTCTGTAACGCCGTGGTACAGGTGGCACACCCGCTCGTCCGCTGCCAACTAATTGACTACATCCACAATGGCTTCCTGGTACCAGTCATGGGTCCTGCCTTGCACAAG TCATCTGTGGATGAAATGATAGCAAGTACGGCATATCTGGACCTTTTTCTACGCAGTATCACAGAAAAGTCCCTCCTCAAGACATTTCTTTGCTTCATACTGCTGCATCGCCATGACAACGACACAATCCTCGATACACTGCTCACACGCATCAGCAGCAACTCGCGG CTGTGCATggtctctctcagtctttttAAGACTTTGCTCTCCCTCAACTGTGAAGACCTCATGCTCCAGCTCgtactcag GTATTTGCTCCCTTGCACACATGTGATGCTGAGTCAACGGCGTGCAATCAGAGAGACTGACCTCTACGGCAAATCAGCCGATAGATTCCTGTCCCTCATCCCAGAATGCTGCCGAATCACCACAGCAGCCTGTAATGAAAAGGAGGAGGAACCTGCGTTCTGGGGAAAGG TGTTGGGTAGCCCCACTTCAGAGTCTCCCATTCATGCCAAGCCTAGCACTCCATCCCGCTTGGCTATTTTCATTCGCCAGCAAAACACAGGCAACCAGTCCTCCACTGCTGCCACTGACAACACTCCTTCCTCTCCTCGGGGCAGCATTTCCACACCATCTCCCAACAGCCCCATGCATCAACCTCCAGAGGCTTCAGAAACTGAGTCTGGGTACCTGGAGTACCTCAGAGATGCACGACAGGGGATTGAGCTCTGTTCGTGGGCCTGTCGGGACTGGTCAGCTCCTTATGATGGAGAAAATCCTTCCCCCAACTCGGCGCCACCTCCTCCACAGCCTCCCACATCCAACCCATCTCTCAATATGGTGCCTGAACACTTTTCCATTCAGCAAGATGGGCTTAAAGACATGCAGCAAAGGGCAGCGATAGTGGCAGCAGCACGTGCAGAATGGAGCAGCTCAGATCGAAACAGTGGAGAGTGGGATGTAACAATTAGTAAGAACTGCATCAGTCTCACACCTCGCAGCAAGAAACGCAGTCTGTTGCCCAATTCTGTCTCTTTGCAGCCATCGTCATCAATGTCCTCATCAGCAGTTCCCCCATTAGGGGCAGGAGAGCCTGCAGGTCGGCAACCCCACACACTTCCACATCGAGCACTCTATAATGGCACTGGAAAGGCAGATGAGTGTGTGGATATGTctgatggagggatggaggtgAAGAAGGTAAAGAGAGATGCAGATGCTagtggaggagtggaagaaTCAGGTGTGAATGGAAGG ACAAGCCCAACAGACTTGCAGTTCTCATCTCAGGAATGTAAGTCCAGTGAACGTCCGAGAGCTACTTCAGCCCTGAGCTCAGCTGAAGCTTTAATCACCACAAGTTGCAGAAGCCCAGGGCTGGAATCGGTTGAGAGCCTGATCGATGAACTGCTAGAGCAGGCACCATCTGAGCCACTGTCTGAAGAATCCAATGGCCAGGGCATCAGCATTGAAGCATTCCACCAAGAGCTAAGAGAGCTAGAAGAGCGAGTAAAGGGCAGGAGAGTTCACAGACGAAGCACTGATGACTTCATCCAAGATCCTTTATCTAATCCCCCTGATCCAAATCGGACAGACGAGGAGTGCCCTTTATTAGAAACCGTGCAGGGAGCTGAAGAATCAAAGCCTGAATCCTCCACTCCATCAATGTTTAGCCCAGCACGACCCATTGGACAACCTCAAGCACAGCCATACATAG GTCCTTTTTTGACGGTGCTCTTTTCAAAGCTGGAGAATATGATGCAAAACTCCTTGTATGTAAACATTCTGCTGACGGGCATCGTGTTTCAGCTTGCTTGCTACCCTCAGCCTCTCCTCCGCTCCTTCCTTCTGAACACAAATATGGTGTTTCAGCCTAGTGTCAAGTCTCTAATACAG gtgctTGGATCTGTAAAGAATCGCATTGAAGCGTTTGCTGCAGTGCACGAGGAATTTCCAGCTATGCTGAGGAAGGCTCGGCGCTTCCTTGTCACACGAGGCAAAATAGACTGGACAGATTCGCCCATGGGAGTACCTCCTCTCCGCCGATCAGACTCAATGG TAAAGAGTCGTAAGCCATCACTGGGCGAGTTGATCCTGAGGCATACTAACAGTCCAACACGAGCACGCCATGCAGCTCAGGCAGCTCTGGCGCATGTGAGGGATGGTGGCCATTCTCTGCACAGCGCATTGTTCCGCGGCGTGGTGACTGGAACTGGAGCTTCTAGTCTGGAAAAACAAGCAGAGGCACTGCGGGTGAAAAACACTGTTTATTGTGCTGTCATTTTCTCTGAGTTTCTCAAGGAGCTGGCAGCTTTGGCACAGGAGCATGCAGTGGCCATGCCCTTTCCACCCAGCCAAGACACTGAGGAGTGA
- the LOC132850614 gene encoding uncharacterized protein LOC132850614 translates to MFPVSPLSSKASPSTSLLSLLTPVEQSDSEGVENQKQCTMVSSLPLPCWATQALCDLAVSETELRRLRERQAVEAEIAGRAVERALLGAQREERRLLERVEQDHRDLQRRLEQLQRDNAAAIRVGQALMEQRLHKICQLRDRIKKTANGDKVGGEVDQKYDLLLKSVAELLQPWEISLALKRVSFKPSAQPNAVTFGEITVQDHTVNLPVGACGLQGQLCSLHASCGQCDKWTEPGTVGRSMPDGAGPGHSQVQLSSDSCGNQRAIRKIKLSAQSDEESGVKDVKPLSLHMGHWPPKLVPSAHESSQEEECESPTSESKGDGLFLAVPALLNNIELEEEFVCQQNGSIQSLASEAARNQLEPLSSEREYQQQRAPFLFNQCEDPKVDRRQQNSFKGRSRISSMPCPRSHRDPKSSHICQDLPSHDLPLSHFATSFDDHGYNRSPSPAESVDSGYTFILSSSKNFTTPNHRLSRSSSELSHILFNGKDQSSKRKANRHQQSSASQTKYGLSHGNYSENEHPQHKRQSWGVSRSLSMSGIDRSSQERLNQHVCTGSKRKDGFRLWGERSEPALLEFEEDAQRLKADEMRLIRQFGKQGSGRSDLTLPSGVHVTSQGQLFLVDCGNARVQVFDQYGNVFQQVTSPNNDPRSSSGCCRNYFDVAVNSKGLIALSCAAERALLIFNRHGRLLQTFGGGPYIAGVPRDELEAPRGVTVTQKDEFLVADIRKGTLTSLRLEPKTGSRLERTLVTGFHRPYLVTACLHTGLLAVSERGSEEGRHPCVKVLGPDWNVLRILGVCSSMGPVLTSPWGLCIDSNGAVLVADWAEQHCVVLYPPEGKGRVMITEGLSNPRGLALLPNGFLVVSDSMHHCIKVYQYK, encoded by the coding sequence ATGTTTCCTGTGTCTCCATTAAGCAGCAAGGCTTCTCCTAGTACTTCCCTTCTATCTTTACTTACTCCAGTGGAACAGTCAGATTCTGAAGGTGTAGAGAACCAAAAACAGTGTACCATGGTTTCCTCCCTTCCCTTGCCCTGTTGGGCCACCCAGGCCCTCTGTGATTTAGCAGTTAGTGAAACAGAGCTCAGGCGACTTCGGGAGCGGCAGGCAGTTGAGGCTGAGATAGCGGGCAGAGCAGTGGAACGTGCTCTGCTTGGAGCACAAAGAGAGGAACGTCGCCTCTTGGAAAGAGTGGAGCAGGATCATCGGGATTTACAGCGCAGACTGGAGCAGTTGCAAAGGGACAATGCAGCAGCTATCAGAGTTGGACAAGCACTTATGGAGCAGCGCTTGCATAAAATTTGTCAGTTACGAGATCGAATTAAAAAAACTGCAAATGGAGACAAAGTTGGGGGTGAAGTAGACCAGAAGTATGATTTGCTTCTTAAAAGTGTTGCAGAGCTTCTTCAGCCATGGGAAATTTCACTTGCTCTGAAACGTGTTTCGTTCAAGCCCAGTGCCCAACCAAATGCTGTCACGTTCGGTGAGATCACGGTGCAGGACCACACTGTTAATCTCCCTGTTGGTGCTTGTGGATTACAGGGACAGCTATGTTCCCTTCATGCCTCTTGTGGGCAGTGTGATAAATGGACAGAACCTGGAACAGTAGGTAGGAGCATGCCTGATGGAGCAGGGCCTGGACATAGCCAAGTTCAACTTTCATCAGATAGTTGTGGGAACCAGAGGGCTATCCGAAAAATCAAACTGTCAGCCCAAAGTGATGAAGAATCTGGTGTGAAAGATGTGAAACCACTGTCACTACATATGGGCCACTGGCCCCCAAAACTTGTCCCCAGTGCACATGAATCATCACAGGAGGAAGAGTGTGAATCACCCACATCTGAATCCAAAGGAGATGGGCTTTTCCTGGCTGTACCAGCATTGCTTAACAACATAGAgttagaagaagaatttgtGTGTCAGCAAAATGGATCAATTCAGTCTCTTGCTTCAGAAGCAGCAAGGAACCAGCTGGAACCTCTATCCTCAGAAAGAGAATATCAGCAACAGAGAGCTCCTTTCTTATTCAACCAGTGTGAAGATCCAAAGGTGGATAGGAGGCAACAAAACTCCTTCAAGGGAAGATCTCGAATTAGCTCAATGCCATGCCCAAGAAGCCATAGAGATCCCAAATCTAGTCACATTTGCCAGGATTTGCCATCACATGACCTTCCATTGTCTCACTTTGCTACATCCTTTGATGATCATGGATACAACCGTAGTCCTTCTCCTGCTGAGAGTGTTGATTCTGGATACACGTTCATTCTCAGCTCTTCTAAAAACTTTACCACTCCAAATCACAGACTCTCTAGGTCCAGTAGTGAGCTTTCTCATATACTCTTCAATGGCAAAGACCAATCAAGCAAGCGGAAGGCCAATAGGCACCAGCAATCCTCAGCATCACAGACTAAATATGGCCTTAGTCATGGAAATTATTCAGAAAATGAACACCCACAACATAAAAGACAGTCTTGGGGAGTTTCACGTTCACTGTCTATGTCAGGCATTGATCGATCCTCCCAAGAAAGACTAAATCAACATGTATGCACTGGGTCTAAGCGCAAGGATGGGTTCAGGCTCTGGGGAGAAAGAAGTGAACCAGCCCTGTTGGAATTTGAAGAGGATGCCCAGAGATTGAAAGCAGACGAAATGCGTCTTATTCGGCAATTTGGTAAACAGGGCTCAGGACGTTCAGACCTTACTCTGCCAAGTGGTGTCCATGTTACATCTCAGGGTCAGCTTTTCTTGGTGGATTGTGGGAATGCCCGTGTTCAGGTATTTGATCAGTATGGTAATGTTTTTCAGCAAGTGACTTCCCCAAATAATGACCCTAGAAGCTCATCAGGATGCTGCCGCAATTACTTTGATGTGGCTGTTAATTCCAAAGGGCTCATTGCTCTGAGCTGTGCAGCTGAACGAGCCCTGCTCATTTTTAATCGACATGGACGACTCCTGCAAACCTTTGGAGGGGGACCTTATATTGCAGGGGTGCCACGGGATGAGTTGGAAGCACCCAGGGGAGTAACAGTGACTCAGAAGGATGAATTCCTTGTTGCAGATATTCGTAAAGGCACATTAACTTCTCTGAGACTTGAGCCAAAAACTGGCTCAAGACTAGAGCGCACTTTAGTTACTGGATTTCACAGACCTTACCTCGTGACCGCATGTCTACACACTGGTCTTTTGGCAGTATCTGAGCGAGGCAGTGAGGAAGGTCGACATCCATGTGTGAAGGTTCTGGGACCTGACTGGAATGTTCTGCGCATCCTGGGAGTTTGTTCTAGCATGGGGCCTGTTCTCACCAGCCCCTGGGGACTCTGCATTGACAGCAACGGAGCCGTGCTAGTAGCAGATTGGGCAGAGCAGCATTGTGTGGTGCTATACCCACCAGAAGGTAAAGGTAGAGTAATGATTACTGAGGGACTAAGTAACCCCCGAGGCCTTGCCTTGCTACCCAATGGATTCTTAGTAGTGTCAGACAGTATGCACCACTGCATCAAGGTATaccagtacaaataa